From one Dyella sp. 2HG41-7 genomic stretch:
- a CDS encoding efflux RND transporter permease subunit, producing the protein MKNIAQFFVDRPIMAAVLSLIFVIAGSIAVFKLPISEYPEVVPPTVVVRANYPGASPEVIGETVATPLEEQINGVEGMLYSSSQATSDGQMTLTVTFALGTDLNNAQVEVQNRVSQALPRLPEEVQRLGVTTQKSSPDLTMVVHLTSPDKRYDMLYLSNYARLHVKDILARLDGVGDVQIFGAGEYSMRVWLDPNKLAQRSMTTSDVVHSIQEQNVAVAAGALNAPPVPGNTDFQLNIHTQGRLSTAEEFGNIIVRTEPTGGVVHLRDVARVELGSNQYALRSMLDNQPAVAIPIFARPGSNAIQISDEVRATMEDLKKDFPQGIEYHIVYDPTVFVRGSIEAVAHTLIEAIFLVVLVVILFLQTWRASVIPLVAVPVSLIGTFAVMYLVGFSLNALSLFGLVLAIGIVVDDAIVVVENVERNIELGHTPREATRRAMNEVTGPIIATALVLCAVFVPTAFISGLTGQFYRQFALTIAISTVISAFNSLSLSPALAAVLLRGHDAPKDRLSILMDKALGWFFRPFNRFFHRSADNYVGGVRRIIGKGPVALVVYAGLMGLTWLGFSHVPMGFVPQQDKQYLVSFAQLPDAASLDRTEDVIHRMSEMALKQPGVQSAVAFPGLSINGFTNATNAGIVFETLKPFEERRDPSLSAGAIAAALNQKFATIQDAYIATFPPPPVQGLGTIGGFRIQIEDRGQLGFDELYKQTQNLIAKSQKTPALAGLFSSYQVSVPQIDADVNREKAKAEGIDLNDANETLQAYLGSLYVNDFNRFGRVYQVNVSAEPGFRHEPEDILQLKTRNAKGDMVPLGSFVTVKRTAGLERVQHYNGYITAEINGGPAPGFSSGQAQAAMEKLAQENLPNGMSYEWTELTYQQILAGNTAVLVFPLCVLLVFLVLSSLYESWSLPLAVILIVPMVLLSAIAGVWLSGGDNNIFTQIGLIVLVGLACKNAILIVEFARERQHEGMTRYDAVLEAARLRLRPILMTSIAFIMGVVPLVTSHGAGAEMRHAMGVAVFSGMLGVTIFGLIYTPLFYVLIRAVVERREARKKQHASNMPALEGH; encoded by the coding sequence AGCGACGGCCAGATGACGCTGACGGTGACGTTCGCGCTCGGCACCGATCTCAACAACGCGCAGGTGGAAGTGCAAAACCGCGTGTCGCAAGCGCTGCCGCGCTTGCCCGAAGAAGTGCAGCGGCTCGGCGTCACCACGCAGAAAAGCTCGCCCGATCTGACGATGGTGGTGCACCTTACCTCGCCGGATAAGCGCTACGACATGCTTTATTTGTCGAACTACGCGCGCTTGCACGTGAAAGACATCCTCGCCCGTCTCGACGGCGTGGGCGATGTGCAGATCTTCGGCGCCGGCGAATACAGCATGCGTGTGTGGCTGGATCCGAACAAGCTGGCCCAGCGCAGCATGACTACCAGCGACGTCGTGCACTCGATCCAGGAGCAGAACGTCGCCGTCGCAGCCGGTGCGCTGAATGCACCGCCGGTGCCGGGCAATACCGACTTCCAGCTCAATATCCACACGCAAGGTCGTCTGAGCACCGCCGAAGAATTCGGCAACATCATCGTGCGCACCGAGCCTACCGGCGGCGTGGTGCATCTGCGCGATGTCGCGCGCGTCGAGCTCGGCTCCAACCAATACGCGTTGCGCAGCATGCTGGACAACCAGCCTGCGGTGGCGATTCCGATCTTCGCACGCCCTGGCTCGAATGCCATCCAGATTTCTGACGAAGTGCGCGCCACGATGGAAGACCTGAAGAAGGATTTCCCGCAGGGCATCGAGTATCACATCGTGTACGACCCGACCGTGTTTGTGCGCGGTTCGATCGAAGCGGTGGCGCATACGCTGATCGAAGCGATCTTCCTGGTCGTGCTGGTGGTGATTCTGTTCCTGCAGACCTGGCGCGCGTCGGTGATTCCGCTGGTGGCGGTGCCCGTATCGTTGATCGGTACGTTTGCGGTGATGTATCTGGTCGGCTTCTCGCTCAATGCGTTGTCGTTGTTCGGTCTGGTGCTGGCGATCGGCATCGTGGTGGACGACGCGATCGTGGTGGTGGAAAACGTCGAGCGCAATATCGAGCTTGGCCATACGCCGCGCGAAGCGACGCGACGTGCGATGAACGAAGTGACCGGTCCGATTATCGCGACGGCGCTGGTGTTGTGCGCGGTGTTCGTGCCAACGGCATTTATCAGCGGCCTCACCGGTCAGTTCTATCGCCAGTTTGCGCTGACGATTGCGATTTCCACCGTGATCTCCGCGTTCAATTCGCTGAGCTTGAGCCCGGCGCTTGCGGCGGTGCTGCTGCGCGGTCACGACGCGCCAAAGGATCGTCTGTCGATTCTGATGGACAAGGCGCTCGGCTGGTTCTTCCGTCCGTTCAACCGCTTCTTCCATCGCAGTGCCGACAACTATGTGGGTGGCGTGCGCCGCATCATCGGTAAGGGCCCGGTCGCGCTGGTCGTGTACGCGGGTTTGATGGGCCTGACGTGGTTGGGTTTCTCGCACGTGCCGATGGGTTTCGTTCCGCAGCAGGATAAGCAGTACCTGGTGTCGTTCGCGCAGTTGCCGGATGCGGCGTCGTTGGATCGCACGGAAGACGTGATTCATCGCATGTCGGAGATGGCGCTGAAACAGCCGGGTGTACAAAGCGCCGTGGCGTTCCCCGGCCTGTCGATCAATGGTTTCACCAACGCGACGAACGCGGGCATTGTGTTCGAAACCTTGAAGCCGTTCGAGGAACGTCGCGATCCGTCGCTTTCCGCCGGTGCGATTGCCGCTGCGCTGAATCAGAAGTTCGCCACGATCCAGGATGCGTATATCGCCACGTTCCCGCCGCCGCCCGTGCAAGGTCTCGGCACGATCGGTGGTTTCCGTATCCAGATCGAAGATCGCGGCCAGCTCGGCTTCGACGAGTTGTACAAGCAAACGCAAAACCTGATTGCGAAGAGCCAGAAGACGCCGGCGTTGGCGGGACTGTTCTCCAGCTATCAGGTCAGCGTGCCGCAGATCGATGCGGACGTGAATCGCGAAAAGGCGAAGGCCGAAGGCATCGATCTCAACGACGCCAACGAAACGTTGCAGGCGTATCTGGGTTCGCTTTACGTCAACGACTTCAATCGTTTCGGTCGCGTGTATCAGGTCAACGTATCGGCCGAGCCGGGCTTCCGTCACGAGCCGGAAGACATTCTTCAGCTGAAGACGCGTAACGCGAAAGGCGACATGGTGCCGCTGGGTTCGTTCGTCACGGTGAAGCGCACGGCCGGCTTGGAACGCGTGCAGCATTACAACGGCTACATCACCGCAGAAATCAATGGCGGTCCGGCCCCGGGTTTCAGCTCGGGCCAGGCGCAGGCGGCGATGGAAAAGCTGGCGCAAGAGAATCTGCCGAACGGCATGAGCTACGAATGGACGGAGCTTACGTATCAGCAAATCCTCGCCGGCAATACCGCGGTGCTGGTGTTCCCGTTGTGCGTGTTGCTGGTGTTCCTGGTGCTGTCGTCGCTGTATGAAAGCTGGTCGCTGCCGCTGGCGGTGATTCTGATCGTGCCGATGGTGTTGCTCTCCGCGATTGCCGGTGTATGGCTGTCCGGTGGCGACAACAACATCTTCACGCAGATCGGCTTGATCGTGTTGGTTGGCCTGGCGTGCAAGAACGCGATTCTGATCGTGGAGTTCGCACGTGAGCGTCAGCACGAAGGCATGACGCGCTACGACGCCGTACTGGAAGCCGCACGTCTGCGACTGCGTCCGATTCTGATGACGTCGATCGCCTTCATCATGGGCGTGGTGCCGCTAGTCACGTCGCACGGCGCGGGCGCAGAGATGCGCCACGCGATGGGTGTGGCGGTGTTCTCCGGCATGCTGGGCGTCACCATCTTCGGATTGATCTATACGCCACTGTTCTACGTGCTGATCCGCGCCGTGGTCGAACGCCGCGAAGCGCGCAAGAAGCAGCACGCATCCAACATGCCCGCTTTGGAGGGCCATTGA
- a CDS encoding YbhB/YbcL family Raf kinase inhibitor-like protein, whose product MQLRSDNFENGKPIPPQLAFGAPGQPVMLSDNRSPHLAWKGAPAGTRSFVLTCIDTDVPSKPDDVNKEGRTVPADLPRVEFVHWLMANIPAECGELGEAACSDEITPGGKQEPFGPPGSVQGVNSYTDWFAGDLQMGGTYLGYDGPCPPWNDSLVHHYHFRIHALDTPSLSLDEGFSLAELRAAMAGHVLDDAEIVGTYSLNPNVPA is encoded by the coding sequence ATGCAACTTCGCAGCGACAATTTTGAAAACGGCAAGCCGATCCCGCCGCAACTGGCATTCGGCGCGCCCGGTCAGCCCGTGATGCTGTCGGATAACCGCAGTCCGCATCTGGCATGGAAAGGCGCACCTGCTGGGACGCGTTCGTTCGTGCTCACGTGCATCGATACCGATGTACCCAGCAAGCCGGACGATGTGAACAAAGAAGGCCGCACCGTGCCCGCCGACCTGCCGCGCGTGGAATTCGTGCATTGGCTGATGGCGAACATTCCCGCCGAATGCGGCGAACTGGGTGAGGCCGCGTGCAGCGACGAAATCACGCCTGGCGGCAAGCAAGAACCGTTCGGGCCACCCGGCAGCGTGCAAGGCGTCAACAGCTACACCGACTGGTTCGCGGGCGATCTGCAGATGGGCGGCACGTATCTGGGCTACGACGGCCCGTGTCCGCCGTGGAACGATTCGCTCGTGCATCACTATCACTTCCGCATCCATGCGCTGGATACGCCCAGCCTTTCTTTGGACGAAGGATTTTCCCTGGCTGAACTGCGCGCCGCGATGGCCGGACATGTGCTGGATGACGCCGAAATCGTCGGCACCTACAGTCTCAATCCCAATGTGCCGGCGTGA
- a CDS encoding MBL fold metallo-hydrolase, whose protein sequence is MERRLTLAALIALALTPSAFAADVPQDGDIVKSSSHPGCEGIDAKACVDQAVDAMGGRQRLAGIHSASYEVIGHTVLSEQSYRQQPFITAYERDKVTVDFDKQRVLRDAHMTWPEADAHTADIDVTLVATPQGGVYHTKQGDSPCSLADLDDVNDTLALGPERLLLNAAAAGDLHYEPSQWLRATPHSVIAFTWQGVPIKVLLNADNHLPDAWERTRTFKDFWYAWGDVQQRVYLDNWHVEQGVIYPTNRVDWRNGMWYASAQILDPSFNAAIDEKSFAMDAATAAKSAQSKGWHRLFSDKQRVELAPGVELYQGAWNTTLIKQDDGVLVIEAPISDSYVHGILAKVRSEYPGAPIKGVLSTSDSWPHMAGVRQAVAENVPVYVLDLNKPLLNRLVDAPHRLQPDDLQTHPKAPHWITVGDRVEIGKGDNRVVLYPLRGASTERQYMVYFPARKLLYASDTLAMNADNTLYDPDLMYEVMQAVAREHLDVDTVYAMHQGPTPWVDVRRMVDQASTPKGAGKTTG, encoded by the coding sequence ATGGAACGTCGCTTGACCCTCGCCGCGCTGATCGCGTTGGCGCTCACTCCTTCCGCATTCGCCGCCGATGTCCCTCAGGACGGCGACATCGTGAAAAGTTCATCCCACCCCGGTTGCGAGGGCATCGATGCGAAAGCGTGCGTCGATCAAGCCGTCGACGCGATGGGTGGACGGCAACGTCTCGCCGGCATACACAGCGCAAGCTATGAAGTGATCGGTCACACGGTGTTGTCGGAGCAATCGTATCGGCAGCAACCCTTTATCACCGCGTACGAGCGCGACAAAGTCACCGTCGATTTCGATAAGCAACGCGTGCTGCGCGATGCGCATATGACGTGGCCCGAAGCGGACGCGCATACGGCCGATATCGACGTCACTCTTGTCGCGACGCCACAAGGCGGTGTCTATCACACCAAACAAGGCGATTCGCCCTGTTCGCTCGCCGATCTTGACGACGTCAACGATACCTTGGCGCTTGGTCCTGAGCGCTTGCTGTTGAATGCCGCCGCCGCGGGCGATCTGCATTACGAACCGTCGCAATGGCTGCGCGCCACGCCACACAGCGTGATTGCGTTCACCTGGCAAGGCGTACCGATCAAAGTGCTGCTTAACGCCGACAACCATTTGCCGGATGCGTGGGAGCGCACGCGCACCTTCAAGGATTTTTGGTATGCGTGGGGCGATGTGCAGCAACGCGTCTACCTGGACAATTGGCATGTCGAACAGGGCGTGATCTACCCGACCAACCGCGTCGATTGGCGCAACGGCATGTGGTACGCCTCCGCGCAAATACTCGATCCAAGTTTCAATGCCGCCATCGACGAGAAATCCTTTGCGATGGACGCCGCCACCGCCGCGAAGAGCGCGCAATCGAAGGGATGGCATCGCCTTTTCAGCGACAAACAGCGCGTTGAGCTGGCGCCGGGCGTGGAGCTTTACCAGGGCGCATGGAATACCACGCTGATCAAACAGGACGATGGCGTGCTGGTGATCGAAGCGCCGATATCCGACAGCTATGTCCACGGCATTCTGGCGAAAGTGCGCAGCGAATATCCGGGCGCGCCGATCAAAGGCGTGCTCAGTACATCCGATTCCTGGCCGCATATGGCGGGCGTGCGGCAGGCCGTCGCCGAAAATGTTCCGGTCTACGTGCTCGATCTCAACAAGCCGCTGTTGAATCGCCTCGTCGACGCGCCGCATCGACTGCAGCCGGACGATCTGCAAACGCATCCCAAGGCGCCGCATTGGATCACCGTGGGCGATCGCGTGGAGATCGGCAAAGGCGACAACCGTGTGGTGTTGTATCCGCTGCGCGGCGCATCGACCGAGCGTCAGTACATGGTCTACTTTCCGGCGCGCAAATTGCTGTATGCGAGCGATACGCTGGCGATGAACGCCGACAACACGCTCTACGATCCGGATCTGATGTACGAAGTGATGCAAGCCGTCGCGCGCGAGCATCTGGATGTCGACACGGTCTATGCGATGCATCAGGGGCCCACGCCGTGGGTGGACGTGCGGCGCATGGTCGATCAGGCGAGCACGCCCAAAGGCGCTGGCAAGACGACGGGCTGA
- a CDS encoding TetR/AcrR family transcriptional regulator — translation MSMRSKPPSQPESETPRRAADRIRDTAFDLFYREGIRAIGVEEIVTRAGVTKPSLYRAFESKDELIAAYLRDYDQRFCQRFEAPGADHPGDPKAQLLAYLDYLAVRASSEGYRGCGLTNAVIEYPEREHPAHQVAVESKQALRERLRAMCRDMGAREPDDLADSLLLLIEGSYVSGQTFGEGGPARMLGIAARRLIDAAI, via the coding sequence ATGTCCATGCGTTCTAAACCGCCATCCCAGCCCGAATCCGAAACGCCGCGCCGCGCGGCCGACCGCATTCGCGACACCGCCTTCGACTTGTTCTACCGCGAAGGCATCCGCGCGATCGGCGTGGAAGAGATCGTCACGCGCGCCGGCGTCACCAAGCCCAGCCTGTATCGCGCCTTCGAATCGAAGGACGAACTGATTGCTGCGTATCTGCGCGATTACGATCAGCGTTTCTGCCAACGTTTCGAAGCGCCCGGCGCCGATCATCCGGGCGATCCCAAAGCGCAATTGTTGGCCTATCTGGACTACCTCGCGGTGCGCGCCAGCAGCGAGGGTTACCGCGGCTGCGGTTTGACCAACGCGGTGATCGAATATCCCGAACGCGAACATCCCGCGCATCAGGTCGCGGTCGAAAGCAAGCAAGCCCTGCGCGAACGATTGCGCGCGATGTGCCGCGACATGGGCGCGCGCGAACCCGACGATCTGGCGGACAGCTTGTTGCTGTTGATCGAAGGCAGCTACGTATCGGGCCAAACCTTCGGTGAAGGCGGCCCCGCGCGCATGCTCGGCATCGCCGCACGCCGCTTGATCGACGCCGCGATTTAA
- a CDS encoding efflux transporter outer membrane subunit, with the protein MTRFLRNTALFAALALAGCASVGPDYKTPNTAAANVQGVDATRENQAQFQATWWKQFNDPVLDALIQHAAKGSLDLRIAQARLAESRALLGSAKSDQLPTLDATAAYSRSIEQQPGFTTQRVPVDTYQAGFDASWEIDVFGGVRRSVEAARADLGASEASLHDAQVSLLAEVARNYFELRGTQQRLAIAQRNIANQSDSLKLISARAQIGTASEQDVASASAQLSAAKAQLPVLDAQARSYEYRLAVLLGERPGELDVDVSPTTFKPISTVLPMGDAGDVLSRRPDVRVAERQYAAATARIGVAKADFFPHLSLGGFFGFLSGRSNDFGGIASRAWSFTPSITWNGLNVERVRSNLHASEARADAAQANYQRTVLQAVEDVDNAVVNYNAEHARIEQLIAQAEQSRRAADLARIRYQEGATGYLELLDAERVQLSAEDALAQSESTIDTRAVALYKALGGGWEACGDASCSQVAQAP; encoded by the coding sequence ATGACACGTTTTCTTCGTAATACCGCTTTGTTCGCAGCACTCGCGCTGGCCGGATGCGCCAGCGTGGGGCCCGATTACAAAACCCCCAACACGGCCGCAGCGAATGTTCAGGGCGTGGATGCGACGCGCGAAAATCAGGCGCAATTTCAGGCGACCTGGTGGAAGCAGTTCAACGATCCCGTGCTGGACGCGCTGATTCAGCACGCGGCCAAGGGCAGCCTCGACTTGCGTATCGCGCAAGCGCGGCTAGCCGAATCGCGCGCTTTGCTCGGTAGCGCAAAGTCGGATCAGTTGCCGACCCTCGATGCGACGGCTGCGTATAGCCGTTCCATCGAACAGCAACCCGGTTTCACCACGCAGCGCGTTCCGGTCGACACGTATCAGGCTGGGTTCGATGCGTCGTGGGAAATCGACGTGTTCGGCGGCGTGCGTCGCTCCGTCGAGGCCGCTCGCGCCGATCTTGGCGCGAGCGAGGCGTCGTTGCACGATGCACAAGTGAGCCTGCTCGCCGAAGTGGCGCGCAATTACTTCGAACTGCGCGGCACGCAACAGCGGCTCGCCATCGCGCAACGCAATATCGCCAACCAGTCCGATTCGCTGAAACTGATTAGCGCCCGCGCACAGATCGGCACGGCGTCGGAACAAGATGTCGCTAGCGCAAGCGCGCAGCTCAGCGCGGCGAAAGCGCAATTGCCGGTGCTCGATGCGCAAGCGCGTTCATACGAGTATCGGCTTGCCGTGTTGCTTGGCGAGCGTCCGGGCGAGTTGGATGTCGATGTGTCGCCGACCACGTTCAAGCCCATATCGACGGTGCTGCCGATGGGCGATGCGGGCGATGTGCTGTCGCGTCGTCCCGATGTGCGCGTGGCGGAGCGTCAGTACGCCGCCGCGACGGCACGCATCGGCGTGGCGAAAGCGGATTTCTTTCCGCATCTCTCGCTCGGCGGTTTTTTCGGCTTCCTATCGGGACGCAGTAACGACTTCGGCGGCATTGCATCGCGAGCGTGGTCGTTCACGCCGAGCATCACGTGGAACGGCTTGAACGTGGAACGTGTGCGTTCGAACCTGCACGCCAGCGAAGCACGCGCCGACGCAGCGCAAGCGAACTACCAGCGCACGGTGCTGCAGGCCGTGGAAGACGTGGACAACGCGGTGGTGAACTACAACGCCGAACATGCGCGTATCGAGCAACTGATCGCGCAAGCCGAGCAGAGTCGCCGCGCAGCCGATCTCGCGCGCATTCGCTATCAGGAAGGCGCGACCGGTTATCTGGAACTTCTGGATGCCGAACGCGTGCAGCTTTCCGCGGAAGATGCGTTGGCGCAGTCGGAAAGCACGATCGATACGCGTGCGGTGGCGTTGTACAAGGCGCTGGGCGGCGGATGGGAAGCGTGCGGCGACGCCAGCTGCTCTCAAGTCGCGCAAGCGCCGTAA
- a CDS encoding alpha/beta fold hydrolase, which produces MTLPQGRDFHPHWPLTSGHIQTMLSSSGVRRRLLPRRAYRVLEGAESVMVDGGNGVRLTGSITRQKTQPTSRGLAVLFHGWEGSVDSTYVLQTGSRLLEDGWDIFRLNFRDHGESHGLNEALFHSCRIDEVVNAVGDIAKRWPSPTIALAGFSLGGNFALRVALQAPSKGIVLSYALAVCPIIDPSEGLFSLEESAPWFYQAYFMNKWRRSLRAKQAAFPNVQYFELQELKQDLRGLTEALVLRHTDFGSLEAYLDGYSVAGRTLESLQIPATILTARDDPVIPVDAFEKLELPPNIELDIADHGGHCGFIRGWDMTSFCDDYIAARFNAIAAGQSPVA; this is translated from the coding sequence ATGACCCTACCGCAAGGACGCGATTTCCATCCGCACTGGCCGCTGACCAGCGGACATATCCAAACCATGCTTTCGTCCAGCGGTGTGCGCCGCCGTTTGCTGCCGCGCCGCGCTTATCGCGTGCTGGAAGGGGCGGAATCGGTGATGGTGGATGGCGGCAACGGCGTACGCCTCACCGGCTCCATCACGCGACAGAAAACGCAACCGACCTCGCGCGGACTGGCCGTGCTGTTTCACGGTTGGGAAGGCAGCGTCGATTCCACCTACGTGTTGCAGACTGGCAGCCGCCTGCTGGAAGACGGGTGGGATATTTTTCGTCTCAACTTTCGCGATCACGGCGAGAGCCACGGACTCAACGAAGCGCTGTTCCATTCCTGTCGCATCGATGAAGTGGTGAACGCGGTCGGCGATATCGCGAAACGTTGGCCGTCGCCGACGATCGCGCTGGCGGGATTTTCGCTGGGTGGAAATTTCGCCTTGCGCGTAGCGCTGCAGGCGCCTTCCAAAGGCATCGTGCTGAGCTATGCGTTGGCGGTGTGTCCCATTATCGATCCGAGCGAAGGTTTGTTTTCGCTGGAAGAATCCGCGCCGTGGTTTTATCAGGCGTACTTCATGAATAAATGGCGCCGTTCGCTGCGTGCGAAACAGGCGGCGTTTCCGAATGTTCAATATTTCGAATTGCAGGAACTGAAACAGGATCTGCGCGGACTCACCGAAGCGCTGGTGTTGCGCCACACCGATTTCGGTTCGCTGGAAGCATATTTGGACGGCTATTCCGTCGCGGGCCGCACGCTGGAAAGTTTGCAGATTCCGGCCACCATTCTGACGGCGCGCGACGATCCGGTGATCCCTGTCGACGCCTTCGAAAAACTGGAATTGCCGCCCAATATCGAATTGGACATCGCCGATCACGGTGGCCATTGCGGCTTTATTCGCGGCTGGGACATGACCAGCTTTTGCGACGACTACATCGCTGCCCGCTTCAACGCGATCGCCGCCGGTCAATCGCCGGTGGCGTAA
- a CDS encoding ABC transporter ATP-binding protein — protein MHDSVHDNDAAGPPPDPTGEPASSGLIDEFARLARSVRSLFGAQLQLLAAELGLARSAVSWILAAGLAATIAGVGLGLTVLGLIGLLLAKWFHSWILAFVGLAVLEVLALLGAILLFRRCMHWMSLPATRQEWHAMMQIAVQKAEQDIDADKGGGVT, from the coding sequence ATGCACGATTCCGTGCACGATAACGACGCAGCGGGGCCGCCGCCGGACCCAACCGGCGAGCCGGCATCGAGCGGGCTGATCGACGAGTTCGCACGTTTGGCGCGCTCGGTGCGCAGCCTGTTCGGCGCGCAACTGCAGTTACTGGCCGCCGAGCTCGGGCTGGCGCGCAGCGCCGTGTCGTGGATCCTGGCGGCTGGCTTGGCCGCCACCATCGCCGGTGTCGGGCTTGGGCTCACCGTACTGGGCTTAATCGGGCTGCTGCTGGCCAAGTGGTTCCACTCCTGGATCCTGGCTTTCGTCGGACTCGCGGTGTTGGAAGTCTTGGCACTGCTCGGCGCAATTTTGCTGTTCCGGCGCTGCATGCATTGGATGAGTCTGCCGGCGACGCGCCAGGAATGGCATGCGATGATGCAAATCGCCGTGCAGAAGGCCGAGCAGGACATCGACGCCGACAAAGGGGGAGGCGTGACATGA
- a CDS encoding lysophospholipid acyltransferase family protein, whose protein sequence is MSTDAVSTPDRDLLRPLRYVWRVPLLLVHIVLGIFLCGGILTWNRHAVMKNGREPFTHRMIRAWSTGLMRIFGLRSVRVGQPMPDAVLFVANHTSWIDIELLHSQRAACFVAKAEIAGWPLVGWLASSGGTIFHRRGSNHSLAAVMQVMVERMREGRSVAVFPEGGTGHNGVLKVFHARIFQAAVDAEVPVQPVALRFVRDGRRQIDAGFRSHENFMQNFLRMLGGPTMDAEVHFLEPVQISSDGRRRMAELARERIAAALEDRPA, encoded by the coding sequence ATGAGTACCGACGCCGTTTCTACCCCGGACCGCGACCTGCTGCGCCCACTGCGTTATGTGTGGCGCGTGCCGCTGCTGCTCGTGCATATCGTGCTTGGCATCTTTCTGTGCGGAGGCATCCTCACGTGGAATCGCCACGCGGTGATGAAGAACGGCCGCGAACCGTTTACGCACCGCATGATCCGCGCGTGGTCCACCGGATTGATGCGCATCTTCGGTTTGCGTTCCGTGCGCGTCGGTCAGCCGATGCCCGACGCCGTGTTGTTTGTCGCCAATCACACCTCGTGGATCGATATCGAACTGCTGCACAGTCAGCGCGCCGCGTGTTTCGTCGCCAAAGCAGAAATCGCGGGTTGGCCGCTGGTGGGCTGGCTGGCGTCGAGCGGTGGCACTATTTTCCATCGCCGCGGCAGCAATCATTCGCTTGCGGCGGTGATGCAGGTGATGGTAGAGCGCATGCGCGAAGGTCGCTCCGTCGCGGTATTTCCCGAAGGCGGCACCGGGCACAACGGTGTGCTGAAAGTGTTCCACGCGCGCATTTTCCAAGCGGCAGTGGACGCGGAAGTACCTGTGCAACCGGTCGCGTTGCGCTTTGTGCGCGACGGTCGTCGCCAGATCGACGCCGGCTTCCGTTCGCACGAAAACTTTATGCAGAACTTTCTGCGCATGCTCGGCGGCCCGACGATGGATGCCGAAGTGCATTTTCTCGAACCGGTGCAAATCAGTTCGGATGGTCGTCGTCGCATGGCCGAGCTGGCGCGCGAGCGCATCGCGGCCGCGCTCGAGGATCGGCCTGCATGA
- a CDS encoding AI-2E family transporter — MTLNALLMLALLYTITLVKALIIPLVLAAFIGLALNPIVARGTRHHIPRWLGASVLMLSLIAAIGAGISALTQPAMGWLHGAPSTIRSFVPKLEHFMRPLEAAGRATQTLVNGHAARPDATQATSDVAINIWDVLANAPKVLAAVLTVVLLVYFFLVYGDLILRRLVEIAPSFGYKRHAVSIVRGIQSEVSRYILTTLVINASLGLVTAGMLTLLGMPDPLLWGTVAMFANFIPYVGAIVTTTTLLFVGMLHFNELTTALLPALCFACITAVEGNLISPMILGRRMRVSPIAILVWLLIWGWLWGVPGALLAVPMLTSAKLIAERVRGWEWFARMVQR; from the coding sequence ATGACGCTCAATGCGCTGCTTATGCTGGCCCTGCTTTACACCATCACCCTCGTCAAGGCGCTGATCATTCCGCTGGTGCTAGCGGCGTTTATCGGGCTTGCCTTGAATCCCATCGTGGCGCGCGGCACGCGTCATCACATTCCGCGCTGGCTTGGCGCCAGCGTGTTGATGCTCTCGCTGATCGCCGCCATTGGCGCTGGCATCAGCGCGCTGACGCAACCGGCGATGGGGTGGTTACACGGCGCGCCGTCGACCATCCGCAGCTTTGTACCCAAGCTCGAACACTTCATGCGCCCGTTGGAAGCGGCGGGCCGCGCGACGCAAACACTCGTCAACGGACACGCCGCGCGTCCGGATGCGACACAGGCCACCAGCGATGTCGCGATCAATATCTGGGATGTGCTCGCCAACGCGCCGAAGGTGCTGGCGGCCGTGCTTACCGTGGTGTTGCTGGTGTACTTCTTCCTGGTTTATGGCGATCTGATTCTGCGCCGGCTGGTCGAAATTGCGCCGAGCTTCGGCTACAAACGCCACGCCGTGAGCATCGTGCGCGGTATTCAGAGCGAAGTGTCGCGCTACATCCTCACCACCTTGGTGATCAACGCGTCGCTGGGTTTGGTCACGGCCGGCATGTTGACGTTGCTGGGCATGCCCGATCCGTTGCTATGGGGCACGGTGGCGATGTTCGCCAATTTCATTCCGTATGTCGGCGCCATCGTGACCACGACCACGTTGTTGTTCGTGGGCATGCTCCATTTCAACGAGCTGACCACCGCGCTGCTGCCGGCCTTGTGCTTTGCGTGCATTACCGCGGTGGAAGGCAATCTGATATCGCCGATGATTCTCGGACGACGCATGCGCGTCAGTCCGATCGCGATTCTGGTGTGGTTGTTGATCTGGGGTTGGCTGTGGGGCGTGCCCGGCGCGTTGCTCGCGGTGCCGATGTTGACCAGCGCCAAGCTGATTGCCGAACGCGTGCGCGGCTGGGAGTGGTTTGCGCGGATGGTGCAGCGCTGA
- a CDS encoding DUF1328 domain-containing protein, giving the protein MLHYALVFLVIAVIAALLGFTGIAGTAAWIAKVLFVLFLILAAIAFFRRSS; this is encoded by the coding sequence ATGTTGCACTACGCCTTGGTATTTTTGGTCATCGCCGTCATCGCCGCGCTCCTGGGTTTTACCGGCATAGCGGGTACCGCCGCATGGATCGCCAAAGTATTGTTCGTGCTGTTTTTGATACTGGCCGCCATCGCATTTTTCCGGCGCTCTAGCTGA